The Cellulomonas flavigena DSM 20109 DNA segment ACCGCTCGTGTCGAGCTCGCGGCCGAGTCGGAGTTCGACCACGTCGTCGTGAACGACGACGTGCACCGGGCGACGGACGAGATCGTCCGTCTGATGGGCGTCGACACCTGACGCCCGCGCGCGGCTTCTCGCGCGCGACCGGGTAGGATGGGCCGTTGCGCCGCGCTCCGGCGCCTGCGCACCCGCACCACTCTCCGACAGGACGGGAGTCCTCCGTGTCCGGAACCGTTGCCGCCCCCACGGGCATCACCGACCCGCCGATCGACCGCCTCCTCGAGCGCGCCGACTCGAAGTACGCGCTCGTGCTCTTCTCCGCCAAGCGCGCGCGTCAGATCAACGCGTACTACGCGCAGCTCAACGAGGGCCTGCTCGAGTACGTCGGCCCGCTCGTCGAGACGCGCCCGCAGGAGAAGCCGCTGTCGATCGCGATGCGCGAGATCGACGCCGGGCTGCTGACGTCCGAGCAGCTGCCGGAGGCCTGAGCCTCCCCGCCAT contains these protein-coding regions:
- the rpoZ gene encoding DNA-directed RNA polymerase subunit omega, which gives rise to MSGTVAAPTGITDPPIDRLLERADSKYALVLFSAKRARQINAYYAQLNEGLLEYVGPLVETRPQEKPLSIAMREIDAGLLTSEQLPEA